The Lutra lutra chromosome 10, mLutLut1.2, whole genome shotgun sequence genome contains a region encoding:
- the LOC125078265 gene encoding interferon-induced transmembrane protein 1-like: MSHNAQPFFPGTHAGVPPTYEMLKEEHEVAVLGPPQSSAPVTTTVINIRGETAVPDHIVWSLFNTIFLNWCCLGFVAFAYSVKSRDRKMVGDMIGAQTYASTAKCLNIWALVLGLLLTITFITLFVTGSLMIPQMISETVRQYGGY, translated from the exons ATGAGCCACAACGCCCAGCCCTTCTTCCCTGGCACCCACGCCGGCGTCCCCCCGACCTACGAGATGCTCAAGGAGGAGCACGAGGTGGCTGTGCTCGGGCCCCCCCAGAGCTCGGCTCCCGTGACCACCACCGTGATCAACATCCGTGGTGAGACAGCCGTGCCCGACCACATCGTCTGGTCCCTGTTCAACACCATCTTCTTGAACTGGTGCTGCCTGGGCTTCGTGGCCTTCGCCTACTCTGTGAAG TCCAGGGACCGGAAGATGGTGGGTGACATGATTGGGGCCCAGACTTACGCCTCCACCGCCAAGTGCCTGAACATCTGGGCCCTGGTCTTGGGCCTCCTGCTGACCATCACGTTCATCACCCTTTTTGTCACTGGATCGCTGATGATTCCGCAGATGATTTCCGAGACGGTCAGACAGTATGGAGGCTACTAG
- the IFITM5 gene encoding interferon-induced transmembrane protein 5 has protein sequence MDTSYPREDPRAPTAHKADGAAHTALTLGAPRLTPRDHLIWSVFSTLYLNLCCLGFLALAYSIKARDQKVAGDLEAARRLGSKAKCYNILAMMWALVPPLLLLALVVTGALHLSRLAKDSAAFFSTKFDDSDYD, from the exons ATGGACACTTCGTACCCCCGCGAGGACCCCCGGGCCCCCACGGCCCACAAGGCTGACGGCGCCGCCCACACGGCCCTCACCCTGGGGGCGCCCAGACTCACACCTCGAGACCACTTGATCTGGTCGGTGTTCAGCACGCTCTACCTGAACCTGTGCTGCCTCGGCTTCCTGGCGCTGGCCTACTCCATCAAG GCCCGGGACCAGAAGGTGGCTGGAGACCTGGAGGCAGCCCGGCGTCTGGGGTCCAAAGCCAAGTGCTACAACATCCTGGCCATGATGTGGGCGCTGGTGCCACCGCTGCTGCTCCTGGCGCTGGTGGTGACAGGCGCGCTACACCTGTCCCGGCTGGCCAAGGACTCCGCTGCCTTCTTTAGCACCAAGTTCGATGACTCGGACTATGACTGA
- the PGGHG gene encoding protein-glucosylgalactosylhydroxylysine glucosidase isoform X1, producing MEDASEDPTIFTAHSLPGDPRLLATMTNTYLGTRVYHDTLHVSGVYNGASGDTHRAVLPSPLNVQLEVPGDTGDQLTETFVLDTNTGSFLHTLEGPSFRASQRIYAHRVLPHVMAFSVSISRVAVGDCPVTVLLRSTFSPESPDLGLHLGPDFQGARYLYGRTLTPEQPGGSQQEVHMLWTPVPPALTLGEREQDRTWEFLTVVGGSQAEARACLTEALRLQTRGTLYPTHAQAWAQLWAGCGLDVLGPLPLRQALRGALYYLLSALPQPGAPGYTCHGLSPGGLSNGSREECYWGHVFWDQDLWMFPNILMFHPEAARALLEYRVRTLGGALDNARKLGYQGAKFAWESAGSGLEVCPEDIYGTQEIHINGAVALAFQLYYHATQDVQLFREAGGWDVVRAVAEFWCSRVEWSPEEGMYHLKGVMPPDEYHSGVNNSVYTNVLVQNSLRFAAALAQDLGQPVPSEWLVVADKIKVPFDPKQNFHPEFDGYQPGEEVKQADVVLLGYPVPFHLSPHIRRKNLEIYEAVTSPRGPAMTWSMFAVGWMELKDPWRARDLLERCFAHIAEPFKVWTENADGSGAVNFLTGMGGFLQAALFGFTGFRITSAGVTFDPICLAGVSGVCIRGLSYQGNKLDFSFSKGCVTVEVKAQAGPWAPPLEAELWPTHTRLPLLPGHKVSFPCSAGRIQSQAHRLHGKSEFIGPKLRMVRL from the exons ATGGAGGATGCCAGTGAGGACCCCACCATATTCACTGCCCATTCTCTGCCCGGTGACCCCCGGCTCTTGGCCACCATGACCAACACATACCTGGGCACACGTGTGTATCATGACACACTGCATGTGAGTGGCGTGTACAATGGGGCTAGCGGGGACACACACCGGGCCGTTCTGCCAAGTCCCCTCAATGTCCAGCTGGAGGTCCCTGGAGACACAGGAGATCAGCTGACAGAGACCTTTGTCCTGGACACTAACACAG GCTCCTTTCTGCACACCCTAGAGGGCCCCAGCTTCCGGGCCTCCCAGCGCATCTACGCCCACCGCGTGCTGCCTCACGTCATGGCTTTCAGTGTGTCCATCTCCCGTGTGGCCGTGGGGGACTGCCCCGTCACGGTGCTGCTGCGGTCCACCTTCTCCCCAGAAAGCCCAGACCTGGGCCTGCATCTGGGTCCTGACTTCCAAGGAGCCCG GTATCTTTATGGCCGCACGCTAACCCCGGAGCAACCTGGGGGGTCCCAGCAGGAGGTACACATGCTGTGGACACCAGTGCCCCCAGCCCTGACGcttggggagagagagcaagaccgGACCTGGGAGTTCCTGACTGTGGTTGGCGGCAGCCAGGCTGAGGCCCGAGCCTGCCTTACCGAGGCCTTGCGGCTGCAGACAAGAGGCACTCTGTACCCCACCCATGCCCAGGCCTGGGCCCAGCTCTGGGCTGGCTGTGGCCTGGATGTGCTAGGGCCCCTACCCCTGCGCCAGGCCTTGCGTGGTGCCCTCTATTACCTGCTCAGTGCACTGCCCCAGCCCGGGGCCCCAGGATACACCTGCCACGGCCTAAGCCCTGGGGGCCTGTCCAACGGGAGCCGAGAGGAATGCTACTGGGGCCACGTCTTCTGGGACCAG GATCTCTGGATGTTCCCAAACATCCTGATGTTCCACCCAGAGGCCGCCAGGGCGCTCCTGGAGTACCGTGTCCGGACCTTGGGCGGGGCCCTAGACAATGCCCGGAAGCTGGGTTACCAG GGAGCCAAGTTTGCCTGGGAGAGTGCAGGTTCTGGTCTGGAGGTCTGCCCTGAGGACATTTATGGGACGCAGGAGATTCACATCAATGGAGCTGTGGCATTGGCCTTCCAGCTGTACTACCATGCCACCCAG GACGTGCAGCTCTTCCGAGAGGCTGGTGGCTGGGATGTGGTCAGGGCTGTGGCTGAGTTTTGGTGCAGCCGAGTGGAGTGGAGCCCTGAGGAGGGAATGTACCACCTGAAGG GAGTCATGCCCCCCGACGAATACCATTCAGGAGTCAACAACTCTGTGTACACCAACGTGCTGGTCCAGAACAG cctgcGCTTTGCTGCTGCCCTGGCCCAGGACCTGGGTCAGCCTGTCCCCAGCGAATGGCTGGTAGTGGCTGATAAGATCAAGGTGCCCTTTGACCCGAAGCAGAACTTCCACCCTGAGTTTGATGGGTACCAGCCTG GAGAGGAGGTGAAGCAGGCTGACGTCGTGCTTCTGGGTTACCCCGTCCCTTTCCACCTGAGTCCTCACATTCGAAGGAAAAACCTGGAGATTTATGAGGCTGTGACATCTCCAAGGGGCCCTGCCATGACCTGG AGCATGTTTGCCGTGGGCTGGATGGAGCTGAAGGACCCCTGGCGGGCGCGGGACCTCCTGGAGAGATGCTTTGCCCACATAGCTGAGCCCTTCAAG GTGTGGACGGAGAATGCAGACGGGTCGGGCGCTGTGAACTTCCTGACAGGCATGGGGGGCTTCCTGCAAGCCGCACTCTTTGGATTCACAGGGTTCCG gatcACCAGCGCTGGCGTGACCTTCGACCCCATATGTCTGGCCGGGGTGTCTGGAGTGTGCATCCGTGGCCTCTCTTACCAGGGGAACAAGCTGGACTTCTCCTTCTCCAAGGGCTGCGTGACAGTTGAGGTCAAAGCCCAGGCTGGaccctgggccccacccctggAGGCTGAGCTGTGGCCAACACACACtcgcctccccctgctcccag ggCACAAAGTCTcctttccctgctcagctggacgGATACAAAG CCAGGCTCACAGGCTCCACGGAAAGTCTGAATTCATTGGCCCAAAGTTGAGGATGGTCCGCCTCTAG
- the PGGHG gene encoding protein-glucosylgalactosylhydroxylysine glucosidase isoform X2 has translation MEDASEDPTIFTAHSLPGDPRLLATMTNTYLGTRVYHDTLHVSGVYNGASGDTHRAVLPSPLNVQLEVPGDTGDQLTETFVLDTNTGSFLHTLEGPSFRASQRIYAHRVLPHVMAFSVSISRVAVGDCPVTVLLRSTFSPESPDLGLHLGPDFQGARYLYGRTLTPEQPGGSQQEVHMLWTPVPPALTLGEREQDRTWEFLTVVGGSQAEARACLTEALRLQTRGTLYPTHAQAWAQLWAGCGLDVLGPLPLRQALRGALYYLLSALPQPGAPGYTCHGLSPGGLSNGSREECYWGHVFWDQDLWMFPNILMFHPEAARALLEYRVRTLGGALDNARKLGYQGAKFAWESAGSGLEVCPEDIYGTQEIHINGAVALAFQLYYHATQDVQLFREAGGWDVVRAVAEFWCSRVEWSPEEGMYHLKGVMPPDEYHSGVNNSVYTNVLVQNSLRFAAALAQDLGQPVPSEWLVVADKIKVPFDPKQNFHPEFDGYQPGEEVKQADVVLLGYPVPFHLSPHIRRKNLEIYEAVTSPRGPAMTWSMFAVGWMELKDPWRARDLLERCFAHIAEPFKVWTENADGSGAVNFLTGMGGFLQAALFGFTGFRITSAGVTFDPICLAGVSGVCIRGLSYQGNKLDFSFSKGCVTVEVKAQAGPWAPPLEAELWPTHTRLPLLPGHKVSFPCSAGRIQRSVPEAASSAPRVS, from the exons ATGGAGGATGCCAGTGAGGACCCCACCATATTCACTGCCCATTCTCTGCCCGGTGACCCCCGGCTCTTGGCCACCATGACCAACACATACCTGGGCACACGTGTGTATCATGACACACTGCATGTGAGTGGCGTGTACAATGGGGCTAGCGGGGACACACACCGGGCCGTTCTGCCAAGTCCCCTCAATGTCCAGCTGGAGGTCCCTGGAGACACAGGAGATCAGCTGACAGAGACCTTTGTCCTGGACACTAACACAG GCTCCTTTCTGCACACCCTAGAGGGCCCCAGCTTCCGGGCCTCCCAGCGCATCTACGCCCACCGCGTGCTGCCTCACGTCATGGCTTTCAGTGTGTCCATCTCCCGTGTGGCCGTGGGGGACTGCCCCGTCACGGTGCTGCTGCGGTCCACCTTCTCCCCAGAAAGCCCAGACCTGGGCCTGCATCTGGGTCCTGACTTCCAAGGAGCCCG GTATCTTTATGGCCGCACGCTAACCCCGGAGCAACCTGGGGGGTCCCAGCAGGAGGTACACATGCTGTGGACACCAGTGCCCCCAGCCCTGACGcttggggagagagagcaagaccgGACCTGGGAGTTCCTGACTGTGGTTGGCGGCAGCCAGGCTGAGGCCCGAGCCTGCCTTACCGAGGCCTTGCGGCTGCAGACAAGAGGCACTCTGTACCCCACCCATGCCCAGGCCTGGGCCCAGCTCTGGGCTGGCTGTGGCCTGGATGTGCTAGGGCCCCTACCCCTGCGCCAGGCCTTGCGTGGTGCCCTCTATTACCTGCTCAGTGCACTGCCCCAGCCCGGGGCCCCAGGATACACCTGCCACGGCCTAAGCCCTGGGGGCCTGTCCAACGGGAGCCGAGAGGAATGCTACTGGGGCCACGTCTTCTGGGACCAG GATCTCTGGATGTTCCCAAACATCCTGATGTTCCACCCAGAGGCCGCCAGGGCGCTCCTGGAGTACCGTGTCCGGACCTTGGGCGGGGCCCTAGACAATGCCCGGAAGCTGGGTTACCAG GGAGCCAAGTTTGCCTGGGAGAGTGCAGGTTCTGGTCTGGAGGTCTGCCCTGAGGACATTTATGGGACGCAGGAGATTCACATCAATGGAGCTGTGGCATTGGCCTTCCAGCTGTACTACCATGCCACCCAG GACGTGCAGCTCTTCCGAGAGGCTGGTGGCTGGGATGTGGTCAGGGCTGTGGCTGAGTTTTGGTGCAGCCGAGTGGAGTGGAGCCCTGAGGAGGGAATGTACCACCTGAAGG GAGTCATGCCCCCCGACGAATACCATTCAGGAGTCAACAACTCTGTGTACACCAACGTGCTGGTCCAGAACAG cctgcGCTTTGCTGCTGCCCTGGCCCAGGACCTGGGTCAGCCTGTCCCCAGCGAATGGCTGGTAGTGGCTGATAAGATCAAGGTGCCCTTTGACCCGAAGCAGAACTTCCACCCTGAGTTTGATGGGTACCAGCCTG GAGAGGAGGTGAAGCAGGCTGACGTCGTGCTTCTGGGTTACCCCGTCCCTTTCCACCTGAGTCCTCACATTCGAAGGAAAAACCTGGAGATTTATGAGGCTGTGACATCTCCAAGGGGCCCTGCCATGACCTGG AGCATGTTTGCCGTGGGCTGGATGGAGCTGAAGGACCCCTGGCGGGCGCGGGACCTCCTGGAGAGATGCTTTGCCCACATAGCTGAGCCCTTCAAG GTGTGGACGGAGAATGCAGACGGGTCGGGCGCTGTGAACTTCCTGACAGGCATGGGGGGCTTCCTGCAAGCCGCACTCTTTGGATTCACAGGGTTCCG gatcACCAGCGCTGGCGTGACCTTCGACCCCATATGTCTGGCCGGGGTGTCTGGAGTGTGCATCCGTGGCCTCTCTTACCAGGGGAACAAGCTGGACTTCTCCTTCTCCAAGGGCTGCGTGACAGTTGAGGTCAAAGCCCAGGCTGGaccctgggccccacccctggAGGCTGAGCTGTGGCCAACACACACtcgcctccccctgctcccag ggCACAAAGTCTcctttccctgctcagctggacgGATACAAAGGTCAGTCCCAGAGGCAGCAAGTTCTGCTCCAAGAGTTTCCTAG
- the NLRP6 gene encoding NACHT, LRR and PYD domains-containing protein 6 — MAIGRVGGGAGPGPGNHTRVDRHRPPASSTEARAAKARDLLQAALEDLSQDQLKRFRHKLRDAALDGRSIPWGRLERADAVDLAEQMIQFYRPEPALDVARKTLKRADVRDVAARLKEQRLQWFGPGSSALLSVSEYKKKYREHVLRQHAKVKERNARSVKINKRFTKLLIARESAALVDEAPGFAEEPEAERARRSDTHTFNRLFGRDEEGQRPLTVVLQGPAGIGKTMAAKKILYDWAAGKLYHDQVDFAFFLPCRELLERPGPCSLARLVLDQCPHRSAPVRQMLARSERLLFILDGADELLPGPANAAPCTDPFEEADGARVLDGLMSKTLLPGARLLVTARAAAPERLQGRLCSPQCAEVRGFSDKDKKKYFHKFFPDERMAERAYRFVKENETLFALCFVPFVCWIVCTVLRQQLELHQDLSRTSKTTTSVYLLFITSVLSSAPAADGPQMQGELRKLGRLAREGTLRHRAQFPEKDLERLELRGSKVQTLFLSKKELPGVLETEVTYQFMDQSFQEFFAALSYLLEDERALEAPAEGVGALLRGDAELRGHLTLTTRFLFGLLNAERMRDIERHFGRSVVSERVKQDVLRWVQEQGQGRPRAASEGTEETEAPEGSEEPEEEEEGELSYPLELLYCLYEMQESAFVHQALRGWPELRLERVRFSGLDLVVLSYCVRSCPAGQALQLVSCALVPPQEKKKKSLIKRLHGSLGGSSSQATTRKPQASPLCTLFEAMTDQYCGLHSLTLCRCRLPDSICRDLSEALREAPALRELGLLHNRLSEAGLRVLSEGLAWPQCQVQKLRVWQPSLQEAFQYLTGMLRRSPALTTLELGDCRLSESIVTYLCAVLQYPGCRLQTLSLTSVELSEQSLKELQAVRTAKPGLVITHPALNGHPRPPAGCSSAL; from the exons GGTAGGGTAGGAGGCGGGGCAGGGCCGGGTCCCGGCAACCACACGCGTGTTGACCGCCACCGCCCGCCTGCCTCCAGCACGGAGGCCCGCGCGGCCAAGGCGCGAGACCTGCTCCAGGCCGCGCTCGAGGACCTGAGCCAGGACCAGCTGAAGCGCTTCCGCCACAAGCTGCGGGACGCGGCCCTGGACGGCCGCAGCATCCCGTGGGGGCGGCTGGAGCGCGCCGACGCCGTGGACCTCGCGGAGCAGATGATCCAGTTCTACCGGCCGGAGCCTGCCCTGGACGTGGCCCGAAAGACCCTGAAGAGGGCGGACGTGCGCGACGTGGCTGCGCGACTCAAGGAGCAGCGGCTGCAGT GGTTCGGCCCCGGCTCCTCCGCACTGCTCTCCGTGTCGG AGTACAAGAAGAAGTACAGAGAGCACGTCCTGCGGCAGCACGCCAAGGTAAAGGAGAGGAACGCCCGCTCGGTGAAGATCAACAAGCGCTTCACCAAACTGCTGATCGCGCGCGAGAGCGCCGCGCTGGTGGACGAGGCTCCGGGGTTCGCggaggagccagaggcagagcgCGCGCGGCGCTCGGACACCCACACCTTCAACCGCCTGTTCGGCCGCGACGAAGAGGGTCAGCGGCCTCTGACCGTCGTGCTGCAGGGCCCGGCGGGCATCGGCAAAACCATGGCTGCGAAGAAGATCCTGTACGACTGGGCGGCCGGCAAGCTGTACCACGACCAGGTAGACTTCGCCTTCTTCTTGCCCTGCCGCGAGCTGCTGGAGCGACCGGGCCCGTGCAGCCTGGCCCGCCTGGTCCTCGACCAGTGCCCCCACCGCAGCGCGCCCGTGCGCCAGATGCTCGCTCGCTCCGAGCGGCTGCTCTTCATCCTGGACGGCGCGGACGAGCTGCTCCCGGGACCCGCCAACGCCGCGCCCTGCACAGACCCCTTCGAGGAGGCGGACGGCGCGCGCGTGCTGGACGGCCTGATGAGCAAGACGCTGCTGCCCGGAGCCCGCCTGCTGGTGACCGCGCGCGCCGCCGCCCCGGAGAGGCTGCAGGGCCGCCTGTGCTCCCCGCAGTGCGCGGAGGTGCGCGGCTTCTCTGACAAGGACAAGAAGAAGTACTTCCACAAGTTTTTTCCGGACGAACGGATGGCAGAGCGCGCCTACCGCTTCGTGAAGGAGAACGAGACTTTGTTCGCGCTGTGCTTCGTGCCCTTCGTGTGCTGGATCGTGTGCACCGTCCTGCGCCAGCAGCTCGAGCTCCACCAGGACCTGTCGCGCACCTCCAAGACCACCACGTCCGTGTACCTGCTCTTCATCACCAGCGTCCTGAGCTCGGCGCCTGCCGCCGacggtccccagatgcagggagAGCTGCGGAAACTGGGCCGCCTGGCCCGCGAAGGTACCCTCCGGCACAGGGCGCAGTTCCCCGAGAAGGATCTGGAACGACTGGAACTTCGTGGCTCTAAAGTGCAGACGCTGTTTCTCAGCAAGAAAGAGCTGCCAGGAGTGCTGGAGACGGAGGTCACCTACCAGTTCATGGACCAGAGCTTCCAGGAATTCTTTGCCGCGCTGTCCTACCTGCTGGAGGACGAGAGGGCTCTCGAGGCACCGGCTGAGGGCGTAGGGGCGCTTCTGCGGGGGGACGCCGAGCTGCGCGGCCACCTCACGCTCACCACGCGCTTCCTCTTCGGGCTGCTGAACGCGGAGCGGATGCGTGACATCGAGCGCCACTTTGGCCGCAGCGTGGTTTCCGAGCGCGTGAAGCAGGATGTCCTGCGCTGGGTGCAGGAACAGGGCCAGGGCCGCCCAAGGGCGGCCTCTGAGGGGACTGAAGAGACAGAAGCTCCGGAAGGCTCCGAGGagccagaagaggaggaggagggcgagCTCAGCTACCCGCTAGAGCTCCTGTACTGCCTGTATGAGATGCAGGAGAGCGCCTTTGTGCACCAGGCGCTGCGCGGCTGGCCGGAGCTCCGGCTGGAGCGAGTGCGCTTCAGCGGCCTGGACCTGGTGGTCCTGAGCTACTGCGTGAGGAGCTGCCCAGCCGGGCAGGCCCTGCAGCTGGTTAGCTGTGCGCTGGTCCCCCCacaggagaagaagaagaagagcctGATAAAGCGACTGCATGGCAGCCTTGGTGGCAGCTC TTCACAAGCCACCACGAGAAAACCCCAGGCCTCTCCACTATGTACACTCTTCGAGGCCATGACTGACCAATACTGTGGTCTGCACAGCCTGAC GCTGTGCCGCTGCCGACTGCCGGACTCCATCTGCCGAGACCTCTCCGAGGCCCTGAGGGAGGCCCCTGCCCTGAGGGAGCTGGGCCTCCTCCACAACCGGCTCAGCGAGGCAGGCCTGCGGGTGCTGAGTGAGGGCCTGGCCTGGCCGCAGTGCCAGGTGCAGAAGCTCCG GGTGTGGCAGCCCAGCCTTCAGGAAGCCTTTCAGTACCTCACCGGCATGCTCAGGCGGAGCCCAGCATTGACGACCCTGGAACTCGGTGACTGCCGGCTATCAGAGTCCATAGTGACCTACCTGTGTGCGGTCCTCCAGTACCCGGGATGCCGCCTACAGACCCTCAG TCTGACCTCCGTGGAGCTGAGCGAGCAGTCCCTGAAGGAGCTGCAGGCAGTGAGGACAGCAAAGCCAGGCCTGGTCATCACCCACCCAGCCCTGAACGGTCATCCCAGGCCTCCTGCAGGATGCAGCAGTGCCCTCTGA